One window of the Chryseotalea sp. WA131a genome contains the following:
- a CDS encoding carboxypeptidase-like regulatory domain-containing protein, translating into MIHRLLGLIFLTFLSTNTYSQENHFFKSKLVEKGTNNPVPFANVTIANTTLGTAANLNGDFVIKIDKRYYGEKLKISCVGFITRTISIDSVLNQPLTLIELNPDVSLLDEIIISQAPLNPAEIVKKAIESTQDNYLNTPFNMEFYSEIVATDNTTNKEFKLETVLFGYCEGYSTSKQKKFEILQRRTTGEDHLKALDYPYWPTFEIHNVDQISSSFRQGVLNSKHLDKFSLKYLGASIFDNDTVYNIEYYAPKPTKEITGYGIVPKTYKGNIYITTNTHAIVKHEIVTDQFSYMIIYKKQDDKYFPYLIIGDRSPTAIRMFSKVRNSLILKYIEAKNVKLIDYKTNEFEDTDKVSYDETFWTNNYPKN; encoded by the coding sequence ATGATACATAGACTATTGGGACTTATTTTCTTAACGTTTCTCTCGACAAATACCTATTCTCAGGAAAATCATTTTTTTAAGAGTAAATTGGTTGAAAAAGGAACGAACAACCCTGTTCCCTTTGCTAATGTGACTATTGCAAATACTACACTGGGGACAGCCGCTAACTTGAACGGAGACTTCGTCATTAAAATTGATAAACGCTACTATGGAGAAAAACTCAAAATATCTTGTGTTGGATTTATTACACGGACTATCTCAATTGACAGCGTTTTAAACCAGCCATTAACTTTGATTGAACTAAATCCTGATGTTAGCCTTTTGGACGAAATAATCATAAGTCAAGCTCCATTAAACCCCGCTGAAATTGTTAAAAAAGCGATTGAATCAACGCAGGACAATTATTTAAATACTCCTTTCAACATGGAGTTTTATTCGGAAATAGTCGCGACTGACAATACCACTAATAAAGAGTTCAAACTTGAGACTGTTTTATTTGGATACTGTGAGGGATATTCTACCTCTAAACAAAAGAAATTTGAAATACTGCAAAGAAGGACAACTGGAGAAGACCATTTAAAGGCACTTGACTATCCATACTGGCCAACATTTGAAATACATAACGTTGATCAGATTTCAAGTTCCTTTAGACAGGGAGTACTTAACTCAAAGCATTTAGATAAATTTAGCTTAAAATATTTAGGAGCGTCAATATTTGATAATGATACGGTTTATAATATTGAATACTATGCACCCAAGCCGACAAAGGAGATTACTGGGTATGGAATAGTTCCCAAAACCTATAAAGGCAATATTTACATAACGACAAATACTCACGCAATCGTCAAACATGAGATTGTAACTGACCAATTCTCATACATGATAATCTATAAAAAGCAAGACGACAAATATTTTCCGTATCTAATTATTGGTGACAGGTCACCGACAGCGATTAGAATGTTCAGCAAAGTTCGTAATTCTTTGATTTTAAAGTACATTGAAGCGAAGAACGTAAAATTGATTGATTATAAAACGAACGAGTTTGAAGACACAGATAAAGTAAGTTATGACGAGACTTTTTGGACAAACAATTATCCCAAGAATTGA
- a CDS encoding DUF308 domain-containing protein, with product MENQVIKTFKSAINYWYLSLILGILFIISGILVLRTPLESFLALSIIFSVTFFVHGFFEIVYSIANRKQVEN from the coding sequence ATGGAAAACCAAGTTATTAAAACTTTTAAAAGCGCAATCAACTATTGGTACTTATCGTTGATACTCGGCATTCTTTTCATCATTTCAGGAATCCTGGTTTTACGTACACCGTTAGAATCGTTTCTGGCACTTTCTATCATATTTAGTGTCACATTTTTTGTTCACGGTTTCTTTGAAATCGTTTATTCCATAGCCAACCGCAAGCAAGTAGAAAACTAG
- a CDS encoding IS4 family transposase — MNKGKKFVGQPILSQILSCISTDIIKQSSKQHRSNRYYKRLPVRVHLVSLLYGVFSYCNGLRELCEGILACEGKLTHLGFDQAPARSTLSDANNNRSYLVFETIYFKLLKQYHSFISDSRLKGLSIRNLKIIDSTTIRLFSDILRGVGRNPLDGSRKKGGIKVHALMDAFSGVAEFVRMTEAKVHDRKFLYHIKLPANSFVVFDKAYNLYHQFVKWTNQKVWFVTRMKSNAVYHVTKVIIDNTQRKNAKGVLKEQYVTVGYKTAEQTLRLKLRRITFKSDDGKVFIFITNNFTLPCAQIALIYKCRWMIELLFKQIKQNFPLRYFWGNSENAIKIQVYAVLIAQLLMVVIRKKAQTKKSFANMITVIRLHLMSYVALFDFIKDTYTAWRKSSDPPLFIA; from the coding sequence ATGAATAAAGGTAAAAAATTTGTCGGACAGCCGATTCTTTCTCAAATACTTTCTTGCATATCCACGGATATTATCAAGCAGTCCAGCAAGCAACATCGAAGCAATCGGTATTATAAACGTCTCCCAGTACGAGTTCATCTGGTAAGTCTTTTATACGGTGTTTTCAGTTATTGTAATGGCCTTCGGGAGCTTTGTGAGGGCATATTGGCCTGCGAAGGAAAGCTGACACATCTTGGTTTCGATCAGGCTCCCGCTCGTAGTACGCTATCCGATGCAAACAACAATCGCAGTTATCTGGTATTTGAAACGATCTACTTCAAATTACTCAAGCAATATCACAGTTTTATCTCGGACAGCCGGTTGAAAGGTCTCAGTATACGTAACTTGAAAATCATAGACAGTACTACCATCCGCTTGTTTAGCGACATTCTACGAGGAGTTGGTCGTAATCCGCTGGATGGTTCACGCAAGAAAGGTGGTATCAAAGTGCATGCCTTGATGGATGCCTTTTCAGGTGTGGCTGAATTTGTAAGAATGACCGAAGCCAAGGTACATGACCGTAAATTCCTCTACCACATTAAGTTACCGGCCAATAGCTTTGTCGTATTTGATAAGGCGTATAACCTGTATCATCAATTTGTAAAGTGGACAAATCAAAAAGTATGGTTCGTAACACGCATGAAAAGCAATGCCGTGTACCATGTCACCAAAGTAATTATCGACAACACTCAAAGGAAAAATGCAAAGGGTGTTCTCAAAGAGCAGTACGTCACAGTGGGCTACAAAACCGCAGAGCAGACCTTGCGATTAAAACTCAGACGGATTACTTTCAAATCCGATGATGGCAAAGTGTTCATCTTCATAACCAACAACTTTACGCTACCCTGTGCGCAAATCGCTTTGATTTACAAGTGTAGATGGATGATTGAGCTCTTGTTCAAACAAATCAAACAAAATTTTCCACTGCGCTACTTCTGGGGTAACAGCGAGAATGCGATTAAAATACAAGTGTATGCAGTGCTCATAGCTCAACTATTAATGGTCGTTATCCGCAAAAAAGCACAGACTAAAAAATCATTTGCCAATATGATTACTGTGATACGGCTACATTTGATGAGTTATGTTGCCTTGTTCGATTTCATCAAAGATACGTATACCGCTTGGCGAAAAAGCAGCGACCCTCCTTTGTTCATCGCGTAA
- a CDS encoding DUF308 domain-containing protein — MSSGVVDLLFGMWLISSPLVSMAVLPFFVGFMLLFRSFTAIGFAIDLKSLGVKEWRWLLALGILGMLFSFILLWNPLLAGLTIVIWTALGFITLGVYRIFLSFKLKQLHTLSKKLSFG, encoded by the coding sequence TTGTCTAGTGGTGTTGTTGATTTGCTGTTTGGAATGTGGCTAATATCAAGTCCATTGGTTTCGATGGCTGTATTACCATTTTTTGTTGGGTTTATGTTGTTGTTCCGCTCTTTCACAGCAATAGGTTTTGCAATTGATTTAAAATCTTTGGGTGTTAAAGAATGGAGATGGTTATTAGCCCTTGGCATTTTAGGCATGCTGTTTTCTTTTATCCTGCTTTGGAATCCCTTGCTTGCCGGATTAACCATTGTGATCTGGACAGCATTAGGATTTATAACCCTTGGTGTCTATAGAATATTTCTATCGTTTAAACTTAAGCAGTTGCATACTCTTTCGAAGAAATTGTCCTTTGGCTAG